In Streptomyces sp. NBC_00483, a single window of DNA contains:
- a CDS encoding MHYT domain-containing protein has protein sequence MQGSVDGFSYGLVTPVVAYLMACLGGALGLRCTTRSLLVANTWRVGWLALGSAAIGSGIWTMHFIAMMGFSVEGMPIRYDPLTTFASLGLAILMVGIGVFIVGYKGATGTALFTGGTITGLGVASMHYLGMAGMRLHGTISYNTFTVAASVVIAMAASTAALWAAVQVRGIMWSLGASMVMGLAVSGMHYMAMAGVSVHAHTDAAGSLGGDPATAILAPMLIGPLSFLLLAGVVVVFDPMLVTGRPDWRDSRAAKDRLGTPAPAASRLRRPLGRSASRAPQD, from the coding sequence ATGCAGGGCTCGGTGGACGGCTTCAGTTACGGGCTCGTCACCCCGGTGGTGGCGTATCTCATGGCCTGCCTCGGAGGGGCCCTGGGACTGCGCTGCACCACCAGATCCCTGCTCGTCGCCAACACCTGGCGGGTCGGATGGCTCGCGCTGGGCTCCGCGGCGATCGGCTCCGGGATCTGGACCATGCACTTCATCGCGATGATGGGCTTCAGCGTGGAGGGCATGCCGATCCGTTACGACCCGCTGACGACGTTCGCGAGCCTCGGCCTGGCCATCCTGATGGTCGGCATTGGCGTCTTCATCGTCGGCTACAAGGGCGCGACCGGCACCGCTCTGTTCACCGGAGGCACCATCACGGGCCTCGGAGTGGCATCGATGCACTACCTGGGAATGGCTGGAATGCGCCTTCACGGGACAATCAGTTACAACACGTTCACCGTGGCAGCCTCAGTGGTGATCGCCATGGCGGCCTCGACCGCCGCCCTGTGGGCGGCCGTCCAGGTACGGGGCATCATGTGGAGCCTCGGCGCCAGCATGGTCATGGGGCTCGCCGTATCGGGGATGCACTACATGGCGATGGCGGGAGTCAGCGTCCACGCGCACACCGATGCCGCCGGTTCCCTCGGAGGGGACCCGGCCACCGCCATCCTCGCCCCCATGCTGATCGGCCCGCTGAGCTTCCTGCTCCTGGCCGGGGTGGTCGTCGTCTTCGACCCGATGCTGGTCACGGGCCGCCCCGACTGGCGTGACAGCCGAGCGGCGAAGGACCGGCTCGGGACCCCCGCGCCGGCCGCCTCGCGCCTGCGCCGCCCCCTCGGGCGATCGGCTTCGCGCGCACCGCAGGACTAG